From a region of the Mycobacterium intracellulare ATCC 13950 genome:
- a CDS encoding hemophore-related protein, with protein sequence MRVSLSKLGVAVGSAAVALTAAAGIASADPTDAIINTTCNYGQVIAALNATDPAAAQQLNSSPVAQSYIRNFLAAPPPKREQMAQQIQAMPAAQKYYNTINQVAVTCNNY encoded by the coding sequence ATGAGGGTGTCGTTGAGCAAATTGGGCGTTGCGGTTGGCAGCGCGGCAGTGGCGTTGACCGCCGCGGCCGGGATCGCTTCCGCCGACCCCACGGACGCGATCATCAACACCACCTGTAACTACGGACAGGTGATTGCGGCGCTCAACGCGACCGACCCGGCAGCTGCCCAGCAGTTGAACTCGTCGCCCGTGGCGCAGTCCTACATCCGCAACTTCCTGGCGGCGCCGCCGCCCAAGCGCGAGCAGATGGCCCAGCAGATCCAGGCCATGCCGGCGGCGCAGAAGTACTACAACACGATCAACCAGGTCGCGGTCACCTGTAACAACTACTGA
- the fdxA gene encoding ferredoxin: protein MTYTIAEPCVDIKDKACIEECPVDCIYEGARMLYIHPDECVDCGACEPVCPVEAIYYEDDVPDQWSQYTQINADFFAELGSPGGAAKVGMTENDPQVVKDLPPQGEGD from the coding sequence GTGACGTACACGATCGCCGAACCCTGTGTCGACATCAAGGACAAGGCCTGTATCGAGGAGTGCCCGGTCGACTGCATCTACGAAGGCGCCCGGATGCTCTACATCCACCCCGACGAATGCGTCGACTGCGGCGCGTGCGAGCCGGTCTGCCCCGTCGAAGCGATCTACTACGAAGACGACGTGCCGGACCAGTGGAGCCAGTACACGCAGATCAACGCCGACTTCTTCGCCGAGCTGGGATCGCCCGGCGGCGCCGCCAAGGTCGGCATGACCGAGAACGACCCGCAGGTGGTCAAGGACCTGCCACCGCAGGGCGAAGGCGACTGA
- a CDS encoding TetR/AcrR family transcriptional regulator: MPQLTDADRTGNRSRRRGEVLERALYEATLAELTEVGYGSLTMEGIAARAHTGKAALYRRWDTKCELVHAALVFALPPVPELRSGRSARENLLAMFTAQRDLLAGKTAFPSLDVIHQLLHEPEMRAIFADAVVRPRLQIVESILQAAVDDGDLDPTAITPLTARIGSALINQHFLLNGSPPNRRELALIVDTVIPPRASRPPAD, from the coding sequence ATGCCTCAGCTCACGGACGCAGACCGGACCGGCAACCGGAGCCGCCGGCGAGGCGAGGTCCTCGAACGCGCCCTCTACGAGGCCACCCTGGCCGAACTGACCGAAGTCGGGTACGGGAGCCTGACCATGGAGGGGATCGCGGCGCGCGCCCACACCGGCAAGGCCGCGCTCTACCGGCGCTGGGACACCAAGTGCGAGCTGGTGCACGCCGCTTTGGTTTTCGCGCTGCCACCGGTGCCCGAGCTGCGGTCCGGCCGCTCGGCCCGGGAGAACCTGCTGGCGATGTTCACCGCCCAGCGTGACCTGCTGGCCGGAAAGACCGCCTTCCCCAGTTTGGACGTCATCCATCAGCTCCTGCACGAACCCGAGATGCGGGCCATCTTCGCCGATGCCGTGGTGCGCCCGCGCCTGCAAATCGTCGAATCGATCCTGCAGGCCGCCGTGGACGACGGCGACCTCGATCCGACGGCGATCACACCGCTGACAGCCCGGATCGGCTCGGCGCTGATCAACCAGCACTTCCTGCTGAACGGGTCGCCGCCGAACCGCCGCGAGCTGGCCCTCATCGTCGACACCGTGATCCCGCCGCGGGCGTCACGCCCGCCCGCCGACTGA
- a CDS encoding maleylpyruvate isomerase N-terminal domain-containing protein: protein MTRRVDDDRFPEWRPFADAVQRHGPDAGTWCEAWTVRDIVVHQAGNAEELARVLGGHLAGQPVATRGFEEREGPLRALNDADLWDALLDRMAALGDVAEAAEGVPADTDVAWTGRTMKVPWFAEHMREELVLHSWDITGDEPAAQARLAEPWMTTHSVLAVGKPLLAKGARQLEAGERIDARLRAEGTDDIVLTAGADQVTIGFAEPDGPATLDTDAAARVLLLWGRRPADPSRIRSRVGPETLGRVRRLLGGY from the coding sequence GTGACGCGACGAGTTGACGACGACCGGTTCCCGGAGTGGCGGCCATTCGCGGATGCCGTGCAACGGCACGGCCCGGACGCCGGAACCTGGTGTGAGGCCTGGACGGTGCGCGACATCGTCGTCCATCAGGCCGGAAACGCCGAAGAGCTCGCCCGGGTGCTCGGCGGCCACCTCGCCGGCCAGCCGGTGGCCACCCGCGGGTTCGAGGAGCGCGAGGGCCCGTTGCGCGCCTTGAACGACGCGGACCTGTGGGACGCGCTGCTGGACCGAATGGCCGCCCTCGGTGACGTCGCGGAGGCGGCCGAAGGGGTGCCCGCCGACACCGACGTCGCCTGGACCGGCCGCACCATGAAGGTGCCGTGGTTCGCCGAGCACATGCGCGAAGAGCTCGTCCTGCACAGCTGGGACATCACCGGCGACGAGCCCGCGGCCCAGGCGAGGCTGGCCGAACCGTGGATGACGACGCACAGCGTGCTCGCCGTTGGCAAGCCGCTGCTGGCCAAAGGCGCCAGACAGCTGGAGGCCGGCGAGCGGATCGACGCTCGGCTGCGGGCCGAGGGCACCGACGACATCGTTCTGACGGCCGGCGCGGATCAGGTCACCATCGGGTTCGCCGAGCCGGACGGCCCGGCGACCCTGGATACCGATGCGGCCGCGCGGGTGCTGCTGCTGTGGGGGCGCAGGCCCGCCGACCCGTCACGCATTCGCAGCCGCGTCGGACCGGAAACATTGGGACGCGTGCGCCGCCTGCTCGGCGGCTACTGA
- a CDS encoding bifunctional FO biosynthesis protein CofGH has product MLGRTDEIRSWGSYTKVLLTPGEEPTALPDPQIPAKASASRADASALRRVLRRARDGVALNVDEAALAMTARGADLADLCASAARVRDAGLESAGRRGPGGGLPITYSRKVFIPVTHLCRDTCHYCTFVTVPGKLRAQGAGMYLEPDEILDIARRGGELGCKEALFTLGDRPEDRWPEAREWLGQRGYDSTLSYVRAMAIRVLEETGLLPHLNPGVMSWSEMARLKPVAPSMGMMLETTSRRLFETKGLAHYGSPDKDPAVRLRALTDAGRLSIPFTTGLLVGIGETLAERADTLHAIRKSHKEFGHVQEVIVQNFRAKEHTAMAAVPDAGIEDYLATVAVARLVLGPGMRIQAPPNLVSREQCLALVGAGVDDWGGVSPLTPDHVNPERPWPALDELAAVTAEAGYELVQRLTAQPKYVQGGAAWIDPRVSGHVAALADPATGLARDVNPVGLPWQEPDDVGSVGRVDLNAAIDSEGRNTETRSDIDSAFGDWESIRAHVHELAAQGAKAPERLDTDVLAALRSAERDPAGCSDNEYLSLATADGPALEAVAALADSLRRDTVGDDVTFVVNRNINFTNICYTGCRFCAFAQRKGDADAYSLSTDEVADRAWEAHVEGATEVCMQGGIDPELPVTGYADLVRAVKARVPSMHVHAFSPMEIANGVTKSGLSVRDWLTSLREAGLDTIPGTAAEILDDEVRWVLTKGKLPTSMWIEIVTTAHEVGLRSSSTMMYGHVDSPRHWVGHLNVLRDIQDRTGGFTEFVPLPFVHQSSPLYLAGAARPGPTHRDNRAVHALARIMLHGRISQIQTSWVKLGVERTQVMLGGGANDLGGTLMEETISRMAGSEHGSAKTVAELTAIAEGIGRPARQRTTDYTPLAA; this is encoded by the coding sequence ATGTTGGGACGCACGGATGAAATTCGATCGTGGGGAAGTTACACCAAGGTGCTGTTGACTCCGGGCGAGGAGCCTACCGCTTTGCCTGATCCACAGATTCCGGCGAAGGCCAGTGCGTCGAGGGCCGACGCGTCGGCGCTGCGACGGGTATTGCGGCGGGCCCGAGATGGCGTTGCACTCAACGTCGACGAGGCGGCGCTCGCGATGACCGCGCGCGGCGCGGATCTGGCCGACCTGTGCGCGAGTGCGGCGCGGGTGCGCGACGCGGGCCTGGAGTCGGCCGGACGGCGCGGCCCCGGCGGCGGGCTGCCGATCACGTACTCCCGCAAGGTCTTTATCCCGGTCACCCATCTGTGCCGCGACACCTGTCATTACTGCACCTTCGTCACCGTGCCCGGCAAGCTGCGCGCCCAGGGCGCCGGCATGTACCTCGAACCCGACGAGATCCTCGACATCGCCCGCCGCGGCGGCGAACTCGGTTGCAAGGAAGCGCTATTCACGCTGGGGGATCGGCCGGAGGATCGGTGGCCGGAGGCGCGTGAGTGGCTCGGTCAACGGGGCTACGATTCGACGCTGTCCTACGTGCGGGCGATGGCGATCCGGGTGCTCGAGGAAACCGGGTTGTTGCCACACTTGAACCCCGGCGTGATGAGTTGGTCGGAAATGGCGCGCCTCAAGCCGGTGGCGCCGTCGATGGGCATGATGCTCGAGACGACCTCGCGGCGGCTGTTCGAGACGAAAGGGCTTGCGCACTACGGCAGCCCGGACAAAGATCCGGCGGTCCGGTTGCGCGCCTTGACCGATGCGGGCCGACTGTCGATTCCGTTCACCACCGGCCTGCTGGTCGGCATCGGCGAGACACTCGCCGAACGCGCCGACACCTTGCATGCGATCCGCAAGTCGCACAAGGAGTTCGGCCATGTGCAAGAGGTGATCGTGCAGAACTTCCGGGCCAAGGAACACACCGCCATGGCCGCGGTCCCCGACGCCGGCATCGAGGATTACCTGGCGACGGTGGCGGTGGCGCGGCTGGTGCTCGGCCCGGGGATGCGTATCCAGGCGCCGCCGAACCTGGTCTCGCGCGAGCAGTGCCTGGCGCTGGTCGGCGCCGGAGTCGACGACTGGGGCGGTGTCTCGCCGCTGACGCCCGACCACGTCAACCCGGAGCGGCCGTGGCCGGCCCTGGACGAATTGGCCGCCGTCACCGCCGAAGCCGGTTACGAGCTGGTCCAGCGGCTGACCGCGCAACCCAAATACGTGCAGGGCGGCGCGGCCTGGATCGACCCGCGGGTGTCCGGACACGTGGCGGCGCTGGCCGACCCGGCGACCGGCCTGGCCCGTGACGTCAACCCGGTCGGGTTGCCGTGGCAGGAGCCCGACGACGTCGGTTCGGTGGGCCGGGTCGACCTCAACGCGGCGATCGACAGCGAGGGCCGCAACACAGAAACCCGCAGCGATATCGACAGCGCGTTCGGCGACTGGGAATCGATCCGGGCGCACGTCCACGAGTTGGCCGCGCAGGGCGCCAAAGCGCCAGAACGCCTGGACACCGACGTGCTTGCCGCGCTGCGCTCCGCGGAACGCGACCCCGCCGGGTGCAGCGACAACGAATACCTGTCACTGGCCACCGCCGACGGTCCCGCGCTGGAAGCGGTTGCCGCACTGGCGGATTCGTTACGCCGCGACACCGTCGGTGACGACGTGACGTTCGTGGTCAACCGCAACATCAACTTCACCAACATCTGCTACACCGGCTGCCGGTTCTGCGCGTTCGCGCAGCGCAAGGGCGACGCCGACGCGTATTCGCTGTCCACCGACGAGGTCGCCGACCGCGCCTGGGAGGCGCACGTCGAGGGCGCCACCGAGGTGTGCATGCAGGGCGGCATCGACCCCGAGCTGCCGGTCACCGGCTACGCCGACCTGGTCCGGGCCGTCAAGGCGAGGGTGCCGTCGATGCACGTGCACGCGTTCTCTCCGATGGAGATCGCCAACGGTGTGACCAAGAGCGGGTTGAGCGTTCGCGACTGGCTGACCAGCCTGCGCGAGGCGGGCCTGGACACCATCCCGGGCACCGCCGCCGAAATACTGGACGACGAGGTGCGCTGGGTGCTGACCAAGGGCAAGTTGCCGACGTCGATGTGGATCGAGATCGTCACCACCGCGCACGAGGTCGGGCTGCGGTCGTCGTCGACGATGATGTACGGCCACGTCGACAGCCCGCGCCACTGGGTGGGCCATCTCAACGTGCTGCGCGACATCCAGGACCGCACCGGCGGTTTCACCGAGTTCGTGCCGCTACCGTTCGTGCACCAGAGTTCGCCGCTGTATCTGGCCGGCGCGGCCCGGCCCGGACCCACCCATCGCGACAACCGAGCCGTACACGCGCTGGCGCGAATCATGTTGCACGGCCGCATCTCCCAGATCCAGACCAGCTGGGTCAAGCTCGGTGTCGAGCGCACGCAGGTGATGCTGGGCGGCGGCGCCAACGACCTGGGCGGCACGCTGATGGAAGAAACCATCTCGCGCATGGCCGGTTCGGAACACGGGTCGGCCAAGACGGTCGCCGAGCTGACCGCGATCGCCGAGGGCATCGGGCGACCCGCGCGCCAGCGCACCACCGACTACACACCGTTGGCCGCCTGA
- the mshB gene encoding N-acetyl-1-D-myo-inositol-2-amino-2-deoxy-alpha-D-glucopyranoside deacetylase has translation MPETPRLLFVHAHPDDESLGTGATIAHYAARGADVRVVTCTLGEEGEVIGDRWAELAVDRADQLGGYRIGELTAALRALGVGGPRYLGGAGRWRDSGMRGTPTRHRQRFIDADERETVGALVALIREQRPHVVVTYDPAGGYGHPDHVHAHTVTTAAVAAAGSSGGAAAFPGEPWAVPKFYWSVFSTRAFEAGLAALTPEDLRPEWSLPSEEEFTFGYDDGDIDAVVETDEDALAAKRVALAAHATQVVVGPTGRACALSNNVALPIVGEEHYVLAAGDAGERDGRGWETDLLAGLDLTATRTR, from the coding sequence ATGCCTGAGACGCCGCGGCTGCTGTTCGTCCACGCACATCCCGACGACGAAAGCCTCGGCACCGGCGCCACCATCGCCCACTACGCCGCCCGCGGCGCCGACGTCCGCGTGGTCACCTGCACGCTCGGCGAGGAGGGCGAGGTGATCGGCGATCGGTGGGCCGAACTCGCCGTCGATCGCGCCGACCAGCTCGGCGGCTACCGGATCGGCGAATTGACCGCCGCGTTGCGGGCGCTCGGGGTCGGTGGACCCCGATATCTCGGCGGCGCGGGCCGGTGGCGCGATTCGGGCATGCGCGGCACCCCCACGCGGCACCGGCAACGATTCATCGACGCCGACGAGCGCGAGACCGTCGGCGCGCTGGTGGCCCTGATCCGCGAGCAGCGCCCCCACGTCGTCGTCACCTACGACCCGGCGGGCGGCTATGGCCATCCCGATCACGTGCACGCGCACACGGTGACGACGGCGGCCGTAGCGGCGGCCGGCTCGTCGGGCGGCGCTGCCGCGTTTCCCGGCGAGCCGTGGGCCGTGCCGAAGTTCTACTGGTCGGTCTTTTCCACCCGGGCGTTCGAGGCCGGCCTGGCCGCGCTGACGCCCGAGGATCTGCGGCCGGAGTGGTCGCTCCCGTCCGAAGAGGAGTTCACGTTCGGATACGACGACGGCGACATCGACGCCGTCGTCGAGACCGATGAGGATGCGCTGGCCGCCAAGCGGGTGGCGCTCGCGGCGCACGCCACCCAAGTGGTGGTCGGGCCCACCGGTCGCGCCTGCGCCCTGTCCAACAACGTGGCCCTGCCGATCGTGGGGGAGGAGCACTACGTCCTGGCCGCCGGCGACGCGGGGGAGCGCGACGGGCGTGGCTGGGAGACGGATCTGCTCGCAGGGCTCGATCTGACCGCGACCCGTACGCGGTAG
- the dapC gene encoding succinyldiaminopimelate transaminase produces the protein MPHQLKKRRPAVSASLPEFPWDTLADAKAQASAHPDGIVDLSVGTPVDPVAPVISDALAGAGAASGYPATAGTARLREAAVAALARRFGVTGLAEADVLPVIGSKELIAWLPTLLGLGSADMIVVPELAYPTYDVGARLAGARVLRADSLTQLGPQSPALYYLNSPSNPTGRVLGVDHLRKVVGWARDRGCLVASDECYLGLGWDAQPLSILHPSVCDGDHTGLLAIHSLSKSSSLAGYRAGFVAGDSELVAELLAVRKHAGMMVPRPVQAAMVAALQDDAHELQQRQRYERRRAALLPALRAAGFAVDYSEAGLYLWVTRGESCHDSVAWLAQRGILVAPGEFYGPRGAQHVRVALTASDERIAAAVRRLA, from the coding sequence GTGCCACACCAGCTCAAAAAGCGGCGGCCCGCCGTTTCGGCGTCCCTGCCGGAATTCCCCTGGGACACGCTGGCCGACGCGAAAGCGCAGGCCAGCGCCCACCCCGACGGGATCGTCGACCTCTCCGTCGGCACCCCGGTCGACCCGGTCGCCCCGGTGATCTCCGACGCGCTGGCCGGGGCCGGCGCGGCGTCGGGGTATCCGGCCACCGCGGGCACCGCCCGGCTGCGCGAAGCGGCGGTCGCAGCCCTGGCCCGGCGGTTCGGTGTGACCGGGCTGGCCGAGGCCGACGTGCTGCCGGTGATCGGCAGCAAGGAGCTCATCGCCTGGCTGCCGACCTTGTTGGGCCTGGGCTCCGCGGACATGATCGTGGTGCCCGAGCTGGCATACCCGACCTATGACGTCGGTGCGCGGCTGGCCGGGGCGCGGGTGCTGCGCGCGGATTCGCTCACCCAGCTGGGCCCGCAATCGCCGGCGCTGTACTACCTGAACTCGCCGAGCAACCCGACCGGTCGGGTCCTGGGCGTCGACCACCTGCGCAAAGTCGTCGGATGGGCCCGCGACCGGGGTTGCCTGGTGGCCTCCGACGAGTGCTACCTCGGCTTGGGCTGGGACGCCCAACCGCTGTCGATCCTGCATCCGTCGGTCTGCGACGGCGACCACACCGGGCTGCTGGCGATCCATTCCCTGTCGAAGAGCTCGTCGCTGGCCGGGTACCGCGCCGGCTTCGTCGCCGGTGATTCCGAGCTCGTCGCCGAGCTGCTCGCGGTGCGCAAGCACGCCGGGATGATGGTGCCGAGGCCGGTGCAGGCCGCCATGGTGGCCGCCCTGCAGGACGACGCGCACGAGCTGCAACAGCGGCAGCGCTACGAGCGGCGCCGGGCCGCCCTGTTGCCGGCCCTGCGCGCGGCCGGCTTCGCGGTCGACTATTCCGAAGCCGGCCTCTATCTCTGGGTCACCCGCGGCGAGTCCTGTCACGACAGCGTCGCCTGGCTGGCGCAGCGCGGCATCCTGGTGGCCCCCGGCGAGTTCTACGGCCCGCGCGGCGCACAGCATGTGCGCGTTGCCCTGACGGCCAGCGACGAGCGGATCGCTGCCGCGGTGCGCCGGCTCGCCTGA
- a CDS encoding APC family permease, producing the protein MTSSTGKLRIPLSVGDVARRVFLGKPLITEDIASEKLSNGVALGALSPDAVSSVAYGPEQILIELLPHAGLAAFLLLLPITGVILLILVLVAASYRQVVMAYTRAGGSYIVARDNFGPRVAQIAAAALLIDYVVTVAVQSAAGTVAVVSAIPALGPYSLAITVGVVLIICYANLRGLREAGMPFAVATYSFIAMVALTILVGVVRVIGGGLPLYDPAHTAGAVSVHQGNGLVLGATILVLLRAFANGGSSLTGVEAISNTVDYFRKPQGRNARRVLTAMACILGFLLAGVAYLAHVTHATPYLTEYPSVLSQIGRAVYGNGVVGDVFYVLVQASTAAILFTGANTSFNGFPALASFVAEDRFLPRQLTKRGHRLVFSNGIITLTTLSVALLVVTGGSVNALVPFYAIGVFTGFSMAGYGMTKHHLTHREPGWRHRLAINLSAAILSTIVVGIFAVAKFTEGAWLVVVVFPLLVFVLTRLNREYRAEAAILEMFRTDRPELVKYARHKVLVFVDSVDLAVIEALRYGRGLRADELVAVHFMVDPAHATQLRNRWDHFGLDTPLRIVDCPDRRISRSAQLLVAKARDEQPDTNVTVLLPRRTFAPLLGRLLHDRTADKVAQAVSLIPDAAATIVPYDVESRIREAYPDSFEQRIAQQIDKIQAWVSQDEDEKVEAYEHPERPSSVIMVAGLISGQRATIEGRVSEVEDVAERGRTRREIVVGDSSGEITVTFRPGRGGADIQPGQLLRISGKARQAGQRSLSMVDPTYQIIEDPAKEAESGAPEQADQS; encoded by the coding sequence GTGACCAGTTCGACCGGCAAGCTGCGCATCCCGCTCTCGGTCGGGGACGTCGCCAGGCGTGTGTTTTTGGGAAAGCCACTGATCACCGAGGACATCGCGTCGGAGAAGTTGTCCAATGGCGTTGCGCTGGGGGCGCTTTCGCCGGACGCGGTGTCATCGGTCGCCTACGGTCCCGAGCAGATCCTGATCGAACTGTTGCCGCACGCCGGGCTGGCGGCGTTCCTCCTGTTGCTTCCGATCACCGGCGTCATCCTGCTCATCCTCGTGCTGGTGGCCGCCTCGTACCGGCAGGTGGTCATGGCCTACACCCGGGCCGGCGGCTCCTACATCGTGGCGCGCGACAACTTCGGGCCCCGCGTCGCTCAGATCGCCGCGGCGGCCCTGCTGATCGACTACGTGGTGACCGTCGCGGTGCAATCGGCGGCGGGGACGGTCGCGGTGGTCTCGGCGATCCCCGCGTTGGGTCCCTACAGCCTGGCGATCACGGTCGGCGTGGTGCTCATCATCTGCTACGCGAACCTGCGTGGATTGCGGGAAGCGGGAATGCCGTTCGCGGTGGCGACCTACTCGTTCATCGCCATGGTCGCGCTGACCATCCTGGTCGGAGTCGTCCGCGTAATCGGCGGGGGTTTACCGCTCTACGACCCGGCGCACACGGCAGGGGCCGTGTCGGTTCATCAGGGCAACGGGTTGGTGCTGGGCGCAACGATTCTGGTGTTGTTGCGCGCATTCGCCAACGGGGGTTCGTCGCTGACCGGCGTCGAGGCCATCTCCAACACGGTCGACTACTTCCGAAAGCCCCAGGGCCGCAACGCCCGTCGGGTGCTCACGGCGATGGCCTGCATACTGGGCTTCCTGCTCGCCGGGGTCGCCTACCTGGCCCACGTCACCCACGCCACCCCGTATTTGACCGAATATCCATCGGTCTTGTCGCAGATCGGTCGTGCCGTCTACGGCAACGGCGTGGTCGGTGACGTGTTCTACGTCCTGGTCCAGGCCTCGACGGCGGCCATCTTGTTCACCGGCGCGAACACCAGCTTCAACGGCTTCCCGGCCCTGGCCAGCTTCGTCGCCGAAGACCGTTTCCTGCCACGGCAGCTGACGAAACGCGGTCACCGCCTGGTGTTTTCGAACGGGATCATCACGCTCACCACGCTGTCGGTGGCGCTGCTGGTGGTGACCGGCGGCTCGGTCAACGCGCTGGTTCCCTTCTACGCGATCGGCGTGTTCACCGGATTCTCGATGGCCGGCTACGGCATGACCAAACACCACTTGACGCATCGCGAGCCGGGATGGCGGCACCGGCTGGCGATCAACCTGTCCGCCGCGATCCTGTCGACGATCGTGGTGGGCATCTTCGCGGTGGCGAAGTTCACCGAGGGCGCCTGGCTGGTGGTCGTCGTGTTCCCGCTGCTGGTGTTCGTCCTGACGCGGCTGAACCGCGAATACCGCGCCGAGGCCGCCATTCTCGAGATGTTCCGCACCGATCGCCCGGAACTGGTGAAGTACGCGCGGCACAAGGTGCTGGTGTTCGTCGACTCGGTCGACCTCGCGGTGATCGAAGCGTTGCGCTACGGCCGCGGACTGCGGGCCGACGAACTGGTTGCCGTGCACTTCATGGTCGACCCCGCCCACGCCACGCAACTGCGAAACCGTTGGGACCACTTCGGTCTCGACACACCGCTGCGGATCGTGGACTGCCCCGACCGGCGGATCAGCAGGTCGGCGCAGCTGCTGGTCGCCAAGGCGCGCGACGAGCAACCGGACACCAACGTGACGGTCCTCCTGCCGCGCCGGACATTCGCACCACTGCTGGGGCGGCTGTTGCACGACCGGACCGCGGACAAGGTCGCCCAGGCCGTCAGCCTCATCCCCGACGCCGCAGCGACGATCGTGCCCTATGACGTGGAATCGCGGATCAGGGAGGCCTACCCGGACTCGTTCGAACAGCGCATCGCGCAGCAGATCGACAAGATCCAGGCCTGGGTCTCCCAGGACGAGGACGAGAAGGTCGAGGCCTACGAACACCCCGAACGGCCGTCGTCGGTGATCATGGTGGCCGGCCTGATCTCCGGGCAGCGCGCCACCATCGAAGGACGCGTCAGCGAGGTCGAAGACGTCGCCGAACGCGGGCGAACCCGGCGAGAGATCGTCGTCGGGGACAGCAGCGGGGAGATCACCGTGACGTTCCGCCCCGGGCGCGGGGGCGCCGACATCCAGCCCGGTCAACTGTTGCGGATCAGCGGCAAGGCCCGGCAGGCCGGCCAGCGTTCCCTGTCGATGGTCGATCCGACCTATCAGATCATCGAGGATCCGGCGAAGGAGGCCGAGTCCGGGGCCCCCGAACAAGCCGACCAGTCTTAG